One genomic region from Magallana gigas chromosome 3, xbMagGiga1.1, whole genome shotgun sequence encodes:
- the LOC105343707 gene encoding serine/threonine-protein kinase unc-51 isoform X2 encodes MEVVGDYEYSKKDLIGHGAFAVVFKGRHRKRPNHVVAIKSITKKNLAKSQNLLSKEIKILKELSDLHHENVVALLDCKETTNHVYLVMEYCNGGDLADYLQAKGTLSEDTIASFLRQIAAAMQVMNGKGIVHRDLKPQNILLCHDGKPNTPSTEMRLKIADFGFARFLNDGVMAATLCGSPMYMAPEVIMSLQYCAKADLWSIGTIVFQCLTGKAPFQAQTPQQLKHFYEKHAELKPNIPKDTSPELKDLLLKMLKRNAKDRIEFEDFFKHPFLKPPGQSAAASSSPVPVPGRASQGCSSESPTPPRCVSASPLSGKADYSTPPSKVVQMVKQQEVAEAMQGSTHDEEFLKVDKGPTPRSNSPTEHDFVLVPDGMSDQSDGSDKGRAPSTEDLQGLGERSQPQVVRVEPQVGSVAYKKDSGDVSSPSRPSSLPMQSNNQSEPIPVPTQVKAYERIRSSSSPLSSPRKCGTEPSPLDSAKLSSQNIKISPQPESKFSAPDIGSFSPPTVKFSVGTPPNVSTPWRRGSIGSSQGGAIYHPPSNASNSPSRRASMGGSPLGFNRNFSSPGSLPTILDASPHFELNQEPQFTDNMPTVPVRAPFGQSKPKAIPESKGTKRYHPSEVDRVKLNLMERCNTDPGAAGGMSMLSQQMKVAYMNQQGLNQLEGQVVRYTSNENLVSPNDNTVQMDTQRSGTGLRRTMSATTPPSNLMFAQSPPNMEGPVAFVAPGLAEETLMGDNHNEIMAKLSFVNDLADCVMELAMAKGAPLNTLSESVNWKQGEGPLHGDQMPKFIEAQRLLEQLVLYVRSLQLLSSSLQLARREIKDERLQISNALKTLLKQMNERYHRCVSVCKHIQQRLGITMQNALTPQVVIATADKLIYNYAIEMCQTAALDELFGNPQECFKRYNTAHILLHSLSQQARNSNDKQLLDKYKDAVERRLSHIQATQNYYPQFEIS; translated from the exons ATGGAAGTTGTTGGGGATTATGAGTACAGCAAGAAGGATTTGATAGGGCATGGTGCCTTTGCTGTCGTGTTTAAAGGAAGGCACAGAAAG AGACCAAATCATGTGGTTGCCATTAAAAGCATCACTAAGAAGAACTTGGCCAAGTCTCAAAATCTGCTGAGCAAGGAAATCAAGATTTTAAAG GAATTGTCAGACCTTCATCATGAGAATGTAGTGGCTTTGTTAGACTGCAAG gAAACAACAAACCATGTTTATTTGGTAATGGAg TACTGCAATGGAGGGGACTTAGCAGATTATCTTCAGG ctAAAGGAACTTTAAGTGAAGACACCATTGCATCATTTTTGCGACAAATTG CTGCTGCAATGCAAGTGATGAATGGCAAGGGCATTGTACACAGAGATCTGAAGCCACAGAATATTCTCCTTTGTCACGATGGCAAGCCAAACACCCCATCTACAGAAATGAGGCTCAAGATTG CTGACTTTGGCTTTGCTCGTTTCCTGAATGACGGTGTTATGGCTGCGACTTTATGTGGATCCCCCATGTATATG GCGCCTGAAGTAATCATGTCCCTGCAGTATTGTGCTAAGGCAGACCTGTGGAGTATAGGCACCATTGTGTTCCAATGCCTCACTGGCAAGGCCCCATTCCAGGCACAGACCCCTCAACAGCTCAAACACTTCTATGAAAAACATGCAGAGCTCAAGCCAAA tatACCGAAAGATActtcacctgagctgaaagatttgttgttaaaaatgttgaagAGAAATGCAAAAGATAGGATAGAGTTTG AGGATTTCTTCAAGCATCCTTTCCTCAAACCACCAGGGCAATCAGCTGCAGCATCAT CCTCACCTGTACCGGTCCCTGGCCGAGCCTCCCAGGGGTGCTCCTCGGAGAGCCCCACCCCTCCCAGGTGTGTGTCCGCATCACCCTTATCAGGGAAAGCCGACTACTCCACTCCTCCCTCAAAG GTTGTACAAATGGTGAAGCAGCAAGAAGTGGCAGAAGCCATGCAAGGTTCTACACATGACGAAGAGTTCTTAAAAGTTGATAAAGGACCGACTCCCCGCAGTAATAGTCCCACAGAG CATGACTTTGTGCTGGTGCCAGACGGAATGAGCGATCAATCTGACGGCAGTGACAAAGGAAGAGCTCCATCCACCGAGGACCTACAAGGCCTGGG TGAGCGATCCCAGCCTCAAGTGGTGAGGGTGGAGCCCCAGGTCGGTTCTGTGGCATATAAAAAAGACTCGGGGGATGTGTCCAGCCCTAGTAGGCCGTCCTCACTCCCCATGCAGTCCAATAACCAGTCGGAGCCCATCCCGGTCCCCACCCAGGTCAAAGCGTATGAGCGAATCAGATCCAGCAGTTCTCCACTCTCAAGTCCACGCAAATGTGGAACAGAACCATCCCCCCTTGACTCTGCAAAA TTATCTAGTCAAAACATCAAGATCTCCCCTCAGCCTGAGAGTAAATTCTCTGCTCCAGACATTGGTTCCTTTTCACCTcctacag TGAAGTTCAGTGTCGGAACTCCTCCTAATGTTTCCACTCCTTGGAGAAGGGGCAGCATTGGCAGCTCTCAGGGTGGGGCCATATACCACCCCCCTAGCAATGCATCAAACTCCCCAAGTCGACGAGCAA GTATGGGTGGTTCACCCCTGGGCTTTAACCGCAACTTCTCAAGCCCTGGGTCATTGCCCACTATCTTGGATGCATCACCTCATTTTGAATTGAACCAAGAGCCTCAGTTTACAGACAATATGCCCACTGTCCCAGTCAGGGCACCATTTGggcagagtaaacccaaagccATTCCAGAGAGTAAGGGCACAAAGAGATACCACCCATCAGAAG TTGACAGAGTGAAACTTAACTTGATGGAACGCTGCAATACAGACCCAGGGGCAGCGGGAGGGATGAGCATGCTGTCCCAGCAGATGAAAGTGGCCTATATGAATCAGCAAG GGCTGAACCAGTTAGAGGGTCAAGTGGTGAGGTACACCAGCAATGAGAACTTGGTGTCCCCCAATGACAACACGGTCCAAATGGACACCCAGAGGTCGGGGACAGGTCTGAGGCGGACCATGAGTGCCACCACCCCACCCTCAAACCTTATGTTTGCTCAGTCTCCACCTAACATGGAGGGACCAGTAGCCTTTGTGGCTCCTGGCCTTGCAGAGGAAACTCTGATGGGG gataaccacAATGAAATAATGGCCAAGCTGAGTTTTGTGAATGATCTGGCAGATTGTGTGATGGAGTTGGCCATGGCTAAGGGAGCTCCATTGAATACTCTCTCTGAGTCAGTCAACTGGAAACAG gGTGAAGGTCCATTGCATGGGGATCAAATGCCCAAATTTATTGAAGCACAAAG GTTGCTGGAACAGCTGGTTCTTTATGTCCGGTCCTTACAGTTACTGTCCTCCTCCCTACAGCTGGCCAGGAGGGAGATCAAGGACGAGCGCCTCCAAATCAGCAACGCTCTCAAAACCT TGTTGAAGCAGATGAATGAGCGTTACCACCGGTGTGTGTCGGTCTGTAAACACATCCAGCAGAGGCTGGGCATCACCATGCAGAACGCCCTCACCCCACAGGTTGTCATAGCAACTGCTGACAAGCTCATCTACAACTACGCCATTGAAATG tgtCAAACTGCTGCTCTTGATGAATTGTTTGGAAATCCTCAAGAG TGTTTTAAGCGCTACAACACCGCTCACATCCTGCTTCACAGTTTGTCCCAACAAGCCAGGAACAGCAACGATAAACAGCTCCTGGACAAAT ataaagATGCAGTGGAGCGAAGATTGTCCCACATACAGGCTACACAGAACTATTACCCCCAGTTTGAGATCAGTTGA
- the LOC105343707 gene encoding serine/threonine-protein kinase unc-51 isoform X1, whose amino-acid sequence MEVVGDYEYSKKDLIGHGAFAVVFKGRHRKRPNHVVAIKSITKKNLAKSQNLLSKEIKILKELSDLHHENVVALLDCKETTNHVYLVMEYCNGGDLADYLQAKGTLSEDTIASFLRQIAAAMQVMNGKGIVHRDLKPQNILLCHDGKPNTPSTEMRLKIADFGFARFLNDGVMAATLCGSPMYMAPEVIMSLQYCAKADLWSIGTIVFQCLTGKAPFQAQTPQQLKHFYEKHAELKPNIPKDTSPELKDLLLKMLKRNAKDRIEFEDFFKHPFLKPPGQSAAASSSPVPVPGRASQGCSSESPTPPRCVSASPLSGKADYSTPPSKVVQMVKQQEVAEAMQGSTHDEEFLKVDKGPTPRSNSPTEHDFVLVPDGMSDQSDGSDKGRAPSTEDLQGLGERSQPQVVRVEPQVGSVAYKKDSGDVSSPSRPSSLPMQSNNQSEPIPVPTQVKAYERIRSSSSPLSSPRKCGTEPSPLDSAKLSSQNIKISPQPESKFSAPDIGSFSPPTGTLKFSVGTPPNVSTPWRRGSIGSSQGGAIYHPPSNASNSPSRRASMGGSPLGFNRNFSSPGSLPTILDASPHFELNQEPQFTDNMPTVPVRAPFGQSKPKAIPESKGTKRYHPSEVDRVKLNLMERCNTDPGAAGGMSMLSQQMKVAYMNQQGLNQLEGQVVRYTSNENLVSPNDNTVQMDTQRSGTGLRRTMSATTPPSNLMFAQSPPNMEGPVAFVAPGLAEETLMGDNHNEIMAKLSFVNDLADCVMELAMAKGAPLNTLSESVNWKQGEGPLHGDQMPKFIEAQRLLEQLVLYVRSLQLLSSSLQLARREIKDERLQISNALKTLLKQMNERYHRCVSVCKHIQQRLGITMQNALTPQVVIATADKLIYNYAIEMCQTAALDELFGNPQECFKRYNTAHILLHSLSQQARNSNDKQLLDKYKDAVERRLSHIQATQNYYPQFEIS is encoded by the exons ATGGAAGTTGTTGGGGATTATGAGTACAGCAAGAAGGATTTGATAGGGCATGGTGCCTTTGCTGTCGTGTTTAAAGGAAGGCACAGAAAG AGACCAAATCATGTGGTTGCCATTAAAAGCATCACTAAGAAGAACTTGGCCAAGTCTCAAAATCTGCTGAGCAAGGAAATCAAGATTTTAAAG GAATTGTCAGACCTTCATCATGAGAATGTAGTGGCTTTGTTAGACTGCAAG gAAACAACAAACCATGTTTATTTGGTAATGGAg TACTGCAATGGAGGGGACTTAGCAGATTATCTTCAGG ctAAAGGAACTTTAAGTGAAGACACCATTGCATCATTTTTGCGACAAATTG CTGCTGCAATGCAAGTGATGAATGGCAAGGGCATTGTACACAGAGATCTGAAGCCACAGAATATTCTCCTTTGTCACGATGGCAAGCCAAACACCCCATCTACAGAAATGAGGCTCAAGATTG CTGACTTTGGCTTTGCTCGTTTCCTGAATGACGGTGTTATGGCTGCGACTTTATGTGGATCCCCCATGTATATG GCGCCTGAAGTAATCATGTCCCTGCAGTATTGTGCTAAGGCAGACCTGTGGAGTATAGGCACCATTGTGTTCCAATGCCTCACTGGCAAGGCCCCATTCCAGGCACAGACCCCTCAACAGCTCAAACACTTCTATGAAAAACATGCAGAGCTCAAGCCAAA tatACCGAAAGATActtcacctgagctgaaagatttgttgttaaaaatgttgaagAGAAATGCAAAAGATAGGATAGAGTTTG AGGATTTCTTCAAGCATCCTTTCCTCAAACCACCAGGGCAATCAGCTGCAGCATCAT CCTCACCTGTACCGGTCCCTGGCCGAGCCTCCCAGGGGTGCTCCTCGGAGAGCCCCACCCCTCCCAGGTGTGTGTCCGCATCACCCTTATCAGGGAAAGCCGACTACTCCACTCCTCCCTCAAAG GTTGTACAAATGGTGAAGCAGCAAGAAGTGGCAGAAGCCATGCAAGGTTCTACACATGACGAAGAGTTCTTAAAAGTTGATAAAGGACCGACTCCCCGCAGTAATAGTCCCACAGAG CATGACTTTGTGCTGGTGCCAGACGGAATGAGCGATCAATCTGACGGCAGTGACAAAGGAAGAGCTCCATCCACCGAGGACCTACAAGGCCTGGG TGAGCGATCCCAGCCTCAAGTGGTGAGGGTGGAGCCCCAGGTCGGTTCTGTGGCATATAAAAAAGACTCGGGGGATGTGTCCAGCCCTAGTAGGCCGTCCTCACTCCCCATGCAGTCCAATAACCAGTCGGAGCCCATCCCGGTCCCCACCCAGGTCAAAGCGTATGAGCGAATCAGATCCAGCAGTTCTCCACTCTCAAGTCCACGCAAATGTGGAACAGAACCATCCCCCCTTGACTCTGCAAAA TTATCTAGTCAAAACATCAAGATCTCCCCTCAGCCTGAGAGTAAATTCTCTGCTCCAGACATTGGTTCCTTTTCACCTcctacaggtacat TGAAGTTCAGTGTCGGAACTCCTCCTAATGTTTCCACTCCTTGGAGAAGGGGCAGCATTGGCAGCTCTCAGGGTGGGGCCATATACCACCCCCCTAGCAATGCATCAAACTCCCCAAGTCGACGAGCAA GTATGGGTGGTTCACCCCTGGGCTTTAACCGCAACTTCTCAAGCCCTGGGTCATTGCCCACTATCTTGGATGCATCACCTCATTTTGAATTGAACCAAGAGCCTCAGTTTACAGACAATATGCCCACTGTCCCAGTCAGGGCACCATTTGggcagagtaaacccaaagccATTCCAGAGAGTAAGGGCACAAAGAGATACCACCCATCAGAAG TTGACAGAGTGAAACTTAACTTGATGGAACGCTGCAATACAGACCCAGGGGCAGCGGGAGGGATGAGCATGCTGTCCCAGCAGATGAAAGTGGCCTATATGAATCAGCAAG GGCTGAACCAGTTAGAGGGTCAAGTGGTGAGGTACACCAGCAATGAGAACTTGGTGTCCCCCAATGACAACACGGTCCAAATGGACACCCAGAGGTCGGGGACAGGTCTGAGGCGGACCATGAGTGCCACCACCCCACCCTCAAACCTTATGTTTGCTCAGTCTCCACCTAACATGGAGGGACCAGTAGCCTTTGTGGCTCCTGGCCTTGCAGAGGAAACTCTGATGGGG gataaccacAATGAAATAATGGCCAAGCTGAGTTTTGTGAATGATCTGGCAGATTGTGTGATGGAGTTGGCCATGGCTAAGGGAGCTCCATTGAATACTCTCTCTGAGTCAGTCAACTGGAAACAG gGTGAAGGTCCATTGCATGGGGATCAAATGCCCAAATTTATTGAAGCACAAAG GTTGCTGGAACAGCTGGTTCTTTATGTCCGGTCCTTACAGTTACTGTCCTCCTCCCTACAGCTGGCCAGGAGGGAGATCAAGGACGAGCGCCTCCAAATCAGCAACGCTCTCAAAACCT TGTTGAAGCAGATGAATGAGCGTTACCACCGGTGTGTGTCGGTCTGTAAACACATCCAGCAGAGGCTGGGCATCACCATGCAGAACGCCCTCACCCCACAGGTTGTCATAGCAACTGCTGACAAGCTCATCTACAACTACGCCATTGAAATG tgtCAAACTGCTGCTCTTGATGAATTGTTTGGAAATCCTCAAGAG TGTTTTAAGCGCTACAACACCGCTCACATCCTGCTTCACAGTTTGTCCCAACAAGCCAGGAACAGCAACGATAAACAGCTCCTGGACAAAT ataaagATGCAGTGGAGCGAAGATTGTCCCACATACAGGCTACACAGAACTATTACCCCCAGTTTGAGATCAGTTGA
- the LOC105343707 gene encoding serine/threonine-protein kinase unc-51 isoform X3, with product MEVVGDYEYSKKDLIGHGAFAVVFKGRHRKRPNHVVAIKSITKKNLAKSQNLLSKEIKILKELSDLHHENVVALLDCKETTNHVYLVMEYCNGGDLADYLQAKGTLSEDTIASFLRQIAAAMQVMNGKGIVHRDLKPQNILLCHDGKPNTPSTEMRLKIADFGFARFLNDGVMAATLCGSPMYMAPEVIMSLQYCAKADLWSIGTIVFQCLTGKAPFQAQTPQQLKHFYEKHAELKPNIPKDTSPELKDLLLKMLKRNAKDRIEFEDFFKHPFLKPPGQSAAASSSPVPVPGRASQGCSSESPTPPRCVSASPLSGKADYSTPPSKVVQMVKQQEVAEAMQGSTHDEEFLKVDKGPTPRSNSPTEHDFVLVPDGMSDQSDGSDKGRAPSTEDLQGLGERSQPQVVRVEPQVGSVAYKKDSGDVSSPSRPSSLPMQSNNQSEPIPVPTQVKAYERIRSSSSPLSSPRKCGTEPSPLDSAKLSSQNIKISPQPESKFSAPDIGSFSPPTGTLKFSVGTPPNVSTPWRRGSIGSSQGGAIYHPPSNASNSPSRRAIDRVKLNLMERCNTDPGAAGGMSMLSQQMKVAYMNQQGLNQLEGQVVRYTSNENLVSPNDNTVQMDTQRSGTGLRRTMSATTPPSNLMFAQSPPNMEGPVAFVAPGLAEETLMGDNHNEIMAKLSFVNDLADCVMELAMAKGAPLNTLSESVNWKQGEGPLHGDQMPKFIEAQRLLEQLVLYVRSLQLLSSSLQLARREIKDERLQISNALKTLLKQMNERYHRCVSVCKHIQQRLGITMQNALTPQVVIATADKLIYNYAIEMCQTAALDELFGNPQECFKRYNTAHILLHSLSQQARNSNDKQLLDKYKDAVERRLSHIQATQNYYPQFEIS from the exons ATGGAAGTTGTTGGGGATTATGAGTACAGCAAGAAGGATTTGATAGGGCATGGTGCCTTTGCTGTCGTGTTTAAAGGAAGGCACAGAAAG AGACCAAATCATGTGGTTGCCATTAAAAGCATCACTAAGAAGAACTTGGCCAAGTCTCAAAATCTGCTGAGCAAGGAAATCAAGATTTTAAAG GAATTGTCAGACCTTCATCATGAGAATGTAGTGGCTTTGTTAGACTGCAAG gAAACAACAAACCATGTTTATTTGGTAATGGAg TACTGCAATGGAGGGGACTTAGCAGATTATCTTCAGG ctAAAGGAACTTTAAGTGAAGACACCATTGCATCATTTTTGCGACAAATTG CTGCTGCAATGCAAGTGATGAATGGCAAGGGCATTGTACACAGAGATCTGAAGCCACAGAATATTCTCCTTTGTCACGATGGCAAGCCAAACACCCCATCTACAGAAATGAGGCTCAAGATTG CTGACTTTGGCTTTGCTCGTTTCCTGAATGACGGTGTTATGGCTGCGACTTTATGTGGATCCCCCATGTATATG GCGCCTGAAGTAATCATGTCCCTGCAGTATTGTGCTAAGGCAGACCTGTGGAGTATAGGCACCATTGTGTTCCAATGCCTCACTGGCAAGGCCCCATTCCAGGCACAGACCCCTCAACAGCTCAAACACTTCTATGAAAAACATGCAGAGCTCAAGCCAAA tatACCGAAAGATActtcacctgagctgaaagatttgttgttaaaaatgttgaagAGAAATGCAAAAGATAGGATAGAGTTTG AGGATTTCTTCAAGCATCCTTTCCTCAAACCACCAGGGCAATCAGCTGCAGCATCAT CCTCACCTGTACCGGTCCCTGGCCGAGCCTCCCAGGGGTGCTCCTCGGAGAGCCCCACCCCTCCCAGGTGTGTGTCCGCATCACCCTTATCAGGGAAAGCCGACTACTCCACTCCTCCCTCAAAG GTTGTACAAATGGTGAAGCAGCAAGAAGTGGCAGAAGCCATGCAAGGTTCTACACATGACGAAGAGTTCTTAAAAGTTGATAAAGGACCGACTCCCCGCAGTAATAGTCCCACAGAG CATGACTTTGTGCTGGTGCCAGACGGAATGAGCGATCAATCTGACGGCAGTGACAAAGGAAGAGCTCCATCCACCGAGGACCTACAAGGCCTGGG TGAGCGATCCCAGCCTCAAGTGGTGAGGGTGGAGCCCCAGGTCGGTTCTGTGGCATATAAAAAAGACTCGGGGGATGTGTCCAGCCCTAGTAGGCCGTCCTCACTCCCCATGCAGTCCAATAACCAGTCGGAGCCCATCCCGGTCCCCACCCAGGTCAAAGCGTATGAGCGAATCAGATCCAGCAGTTCTCCACTCTCAAGTCCACGCAAATGTGGAACAGAACCATCCCCCCTTGACTCTGCAAAA TTATCTAGTCAAAACATCAAGATCTCCCCTCAGCCTGAGAGTAAATTCTCTGCTCCAGACATTGGTTCCTTTTCACCTcctacaggtacat TGAAGTTCAGTGTCGGAACTCCTCCTAATGTTTCCACTCCTTGGAGAAGGGGCAGCATTGGCAGCTCTCAGGGTGGGGCCATATACCACCCCCCTAGCAATGCATCAAACTCCCCAAGTCGACGAGCAA TTGACAGAGTGAAACTTAACTTGATGGAACGCTGCAATACAGACCCAGGGGCAGCGGGAGGGATGAGCATGCTGTCCCAGCAGATGAAAGTGGCCTATATGAATCAGCAAG GGCTGAACCAGTTAGAGGGTCAAGTGGTGAGGTACACCAGCAATGAGAACTTGGTGTCCCCCAATGACAACACGGTCCAAATGGACACCCAGAGGTCGGGGACAGGTCTGAGGCGGACCATGAGTGCCACCACCCCACCCTCAAACCTTATGTTTGCTCAGTCTCCACCTAACATGGAGGGACCAGTAGCCTTTGTGGCTCCTGGCCTTGCAGAGGAAACTCTGATGGGG gataaccacAATGAAATAATGGCCAAGCTGAGTTTTGTGAATGATCTGGCAGATTGTGTGATGGAGTTGGCCATGGCTAAGGGAGCTCCATTGAATACTCTCTCTGAGTCAGTCAACTGGAAACAG gGTGAAGGTCCATTGCATGGGGATCAAATGCCCAAATTTATTGAAGCACAAAG GTTGCTGGAACAGCTGGTTCTTTATGTCCGGTCCTTACAGTTACTGTCCTCCTCCCTACAGCTGGCCAGGAGGGAGATCAAGGACGAGCGCCTCCAAATCAGCAACGCTCTCAAAACCT TGTTGAAGCAGATGAATGAGCGTTACCACCGGTGTGTGTCGGTCTGTAAACACATCCAGCAGAGGCTGGGCATCACCATGCAGAACGCCCTCACCCCACAGGTTGTCATAGCAACTGCTGACAAGCTCATCTACAACTACGCCATTGAAATG tgtCAAACTGCTGCTCTTGATGAATTGTTTGGAAATCCTCAAGAG TGTTTTAAGCGCTACAACACCGCTCACATCCTGCTTCACAGTTTGTCCCAACAAGCCAGGAACAGCAACGATAAACAGCTCCTGGACAAAT ataaagATGCAGTGGAGCGAAGATTGTCCCACATACAGGCTACACAGAACTATTACCCCCAGTTTGAGATCAGTTGA